The sequence below is a genomic window from Draconibacterium halophilum.
GAATATAAATTTTTGGCAACCACTCCTAACCAAAGCATATCAACTGCCAGAAACACGATAAAGGTTAAAAGATAACTAATTAGCACTGTTTTTATACTCATAATTTTATACTTTTTGCTTCACTTTTATCAATTCCGAAGTATCGTAACCACGATTGGCAATGCGTTGCAGCAAATCGTTGTATACATCGGGGTTCATTTGTGGTGTTCGGCTCAATATCCAAAGGTATTTGTCGGAGCTGCTGCCAATAACTGCCCACTGGTAATCCTCATCCAGTTCCATCACGTAATAATCGCCATAAAAAAACCAGAAAAAGGAGACCTTTAATTTTGCCGGTTCATTCACAGGATCTGGTATTTTGGCTTTTCCTACGGATTCAGTGTACTCGCCATCGAGTGTGTTTTTATAACCGCTGTTCACCACTTTAATTTTACCATCGGGGCGCATCGAATAGTTAGCAGTAACTCCCACGAGTCCTCGTTCAAAACGATGATCGTAACGGGCAATTTCGTACCAGGTTCCCAGGTATCTTTGAAGGTTTAGTTCTTCAACTACACTATTGTCAATTGTTTGTTTTTGTCCCGCACAACTGGAAAATAAACCGCTTGATATCAAACTGATCAAAACGATAACATGATGCCAGCTTCCCTGAAATATTGTCTTTTTTCTTATACCAATTTGTTTAATCATACAACTATAAACACTAAACAAAGTATTTGGTTCAGTTTAAAGTTAATAGATCTAAGAAGATGGTAAAGCTATTTTACGTAACCACTTTTTCTTCTCCTCATCCGGAAGAAAACTGGCTTTAAACGAATTGGAAACCAATGTTACAATATCTTCGTTCGTAAGCTTAAGCGCTTCGGCAACGGCGTGGAAATTAGCATTCATATACCCGCCAAAATAGGCCGGATCGTCGGAATTAACAGTAGCAAGAATATTGTGGTTAAGTAACTTTTTTAGCGGGTGATCGCGCATATCATCCACCACTTTCAGCTTAAGGTTCGACAACGGGCAAACGGTTAGTGGCATTTGCAAACGCGCCAGCTCCTTTAATAACTCAGGATCATCCATTGATCGTACACCGTGATCGATACGCGAAACCTTAAGCATCTCAATGGCGTCCCAAACATTTTGTGCGGGTCCTTCCTCGCCGGCGTGTGCTATTGTTAAAAACCCCTCGGCACGCACCATTTCAAACACGTTTTTAAACTTTAGCGGCGGATGTCCTTTTTCGCTGGAGTCGAGCCCATAAGCAGTAAACAATTCGGCAAATCGTAATGATTCCTGGAAAGATTTAATGGCATCCTCCTCGCTCAGGTGACGCAAAAAATTTGGAATTAAGCGGTAAGTTATGCCCCATTCGTT
It includes:
- a CDS encoding lipocalin family protein, whose amino-acid sequence is MIKQIGIRKKTIFQGSWHHVIVLISLISSGLFSSCAGQKQTIDNSVVEELNLQRYLGTWYEIARYDHRFERGLVGVTANYSMRPDGKIKVVNSGYKNTLDGEYTESVGKAKIPDPVNEPAKLKVSFFWFFYGDYYVMELDEDYQWAVIGSSSDKYLWILSRTPQMNPDVYNDLLQRIANRGYDTSELIKVKQKV
- a CDS encoding adenosine deaminase, with product MTSRKQRELINAIPKAELHVHIEGTFEPELMFAIADRNDIRLKYKSVDDLHSAYQFNNLQEFLDLYYAGAYVLLYEQDFYDLTMAYLKKCREDKVVHTEIFFDPQTHTQRGVPFENVINGILQACIDAQNEWGITYRLIPNFLRHLSEEDAIKSFQESLRFAELFTAYGLDSSEKGHPPLKFKNVFEMVRAEGFLTIAHAGEEGPAQNVWDAIEMLKVSRIDHGVRSMDDPELLKELARLQMPLTVCPLSNLKLKVVDDMRDHPLKKLLNHNILATVNSDDPAYFGGYMNANFHAVAEALKLTNEDIVTLVSNSFKASFLPDEEKKKWLRKIALPSS